A region of the Candidatus Eremiobacteraceae bacterium genome:
CGTCGCCGTCCGGGGTGCGGCCATCCTCGACGACCGAGAGCGAGACGAGGATCGGCAGACCGGGCGCCGAGCTCCTCGCAGCTTCGAGCGCGATGAGCGCTTCGTCGAGACCGCCGAACGTCTCGAGAAGAAGCAGATCCGAGCGTGCGGAGGCGACGGCGAGCGCGTGCTCGGCGAACACGTCGAACGCCTGCGCACGATCGACGTTTCCGATCGGCTGCAGGAGCGCGCCGATCGGCCCGATCGAACCCGCGACGTACGCGCGTCCGCCCGCAGCGCGGCGCGCGAGTTCGACCCCCGCCGCGTTGATCTCGATCACCCGCCCGGCTGCTTCGTGCGCTCGCAGCTTGAGCCGATTCGCGGCGAACGTGTTCGACTCGATGAGGACCGCGCCCGCATCGACGTACTCGCGATGCGCGCTCTCGACCAACTCGGGCTCGGTGACGTTGAACAGCTCGACGCACGACGTCGACGGGCTGCGGCCGAAGAGCAGCGTTCCCATCGCGCCATCCGCGAGAAGGACGTCGTGCCGCCAGCGCTCGACGAGTGGTTTCATGTGCTCGACGTTGCGCTACCGCACAGCCGGCCCCTGCGCCGTGCGAGGATGCTCCCGGCGACGGACCGAAAAGCGCGACCTTATGACTTCGGCCGGCAAAACGCGCGGAACGTCGATCTTCGCATCCGTCGATCTTGAAGGCTGCGCGACGCTCGTCCATTGGGATGAAGTCCGTCCGTCCGCCGATGCTGCGTACGAGCGGGCGCGGCGGCTCATGACGTCGGAAGTCGACGCCGCGCTGCGCGGCGCGTTTTCTGCGGGCGCCGCGAATGCGATCGTCAACGACTCGCATTCGGTCATGCGCAACCTGTTGCTCGACGAACTCGATCCACGGGTGAAGGTCGTCTCGGGGCGCCTGAAGCCGCAGTTCATGCTCCAGGGGATCGAAGGCTGCGACGCGGCCTTTTTCATCGGCTATCACGGCGCGATAGGCGACGCGCAGGCGGTCATGGGCCACACGTACAGTCCGCGCATCATATTCGAGTGCAGGCTCAATGGCGAGCCGGTCGGCGAGACGACGATCAACGCTGCCCTCGCGGGCCACTACGGCGTGCCGGTGGCGCTCGTAAGCGCCGACCGGACGACGCTCGAAGAGGTCCGCCGCAATCTGCCGTGGGCCGTGACGGTCGAGACGAAGGAGAGCATCGGCTATTTCGCGGCCGACAGCCTGTCGCCGTCGATGGTGTGCGGGTTGCTCGAAGAAGCCGGCGCGCGCGCCATGACGCGTCTGCCGGAGATGCGGCCGTTCTCACTCGCGGCACCGATCGAGATGGAGATCGACACGCAGCGTACGTCGCAAGCGGACATGCTCGAACTCGTGCCAGGCATGCGGCGGACGGCGTCGCGAAGCGTCGCGTATCGCGCCGGCGACTTCGCGGAGATCTACCGCGCCTTGATGGCGGTCATCTACCTCGGCGCGGCGGGATAGATGAGCGAATCGGTACGAGCTCTGCTCATATTCGGCATCATGATCGTCGCAGGGATACTGGCGTACGTCTATTTCTTCCATCCGTTCATGGTCGAGCAGCCGTTGGTCGAGCACGTCATCACCGAGAACAGCACGTGGTCGGTGACGATGCAGGAGTATCTCACGCACGGGCCGCTCGCGGCTGAGACGTATCGGATCTCGAACGACAACGGTAAGACGACGATCTTCTATGCGGCGACGAATCGCGCGGGAACGGTGACCAAGGAATTCACGGCGCCGCTCGTCGGTCCGAGCGGCACGTTCTTGTTCGAAGATCTGCGTGCCAACGGGCTATGGGAGCTCGACGACCGTGCGGTGCGCGCGAATCCCGTCGATGAATACGTCATCGAAGTCGATCAGACGCTCGGCGATGAGGGCGGCACGCATACGTTCAGCTTTTCCGACCCCGCGTACTGGGCGACGACGCACTCGCAGGAATTCAATCTCCATCTGCCCGCTAAAGGCCCGATCTCCGGGAGCCACGGCGCGACGATGGGTGTCGCCGGCCGTTCGCTGCGCGAGCCGCGCTACTTCAAGATCGTCCAGGAGATCCGCGCCTTCGGTCCGCCGTCGATCCTGGCGGCGCAGGCGAAGATCCGCGGCGATCTCGCAGCGACGCTGAAGCATCCGATACCGCCGCGATGAGCCGAGCCGCGGATCCGATCAAGGGCTTTTTCGCGCGTCACTGGCGCGTGTTCGCGATCGGGGCGGGCGGTCTGGTGGCGATCGTCACCCTTCTATGGTATGTCACCGAAAGCCCGAAGAACCAGCTCTGGGGGCCGACGGTGACGAGCGAGCCGGTGAAGCAGAAGGTCGTCGCGTTGACGTTCGACGACGGACCAAACCCGCCGTACACAGATCGTATAGTCGAGTACCTCCACGCGGAGCATGTGCCGGCGACGTTCTTCGTCGTCGGGCTCGCGGTGCAAGCGCATCCTGACGTCGTCCGGCGCGAGCTCGCCGACGGCAACGCGATCGGCAACCATACGTGGGATCACGCGCATCTCGTCTTGCTCAGCCGGACGCACATCGAACGCGAGCTGACGTCGACAGAAGACGAGATCCAACGAGTGACGGGCGAACACACGGAACTCTTCAGACCGCCGTTCGGCGCTCGCGACTTCCGGGTCATCAGCGTCGCACACCAGCTCGGCCTTCAGGTCATCATGTGGTCGGTTCCGCTGCCCGCCGATTGGACGCAGCCGCCACCTCGCGTCATCGCCGACCGCGTTCTGAAATACGTCAAGGACGGCTCGATCATCGTGCTGCACGACGGCAACAAAGGGCGCAGCGCCGACCGCAACAACACCGTCGAGGCG
Encoded here:
- a CDS encoding M55 family metallopeptidase, encoding MTSAGKTRGTSIFASVDLEGCATLVHWDEVRPSADAAYERARRLMTSEVDAALRGAFSAGAANAIVNDSHSVMRNLLLDELDPRVKVVSGRLKPQFMLQGIEGCDAAFFIGYHGAIGDAQAVMGHTYSPRIIFECRLNGEPVGETTINAALAGHYGVPVALVSADRTTLEEVRRNLPWAVTVETKESIGYFAADSLSPSMVCGLLEEAGARAMTRLPEMRPFSLAAPIEMEIDTQRTSQADMLELVPGMRRTASRSVAYRAGDFAEIYRALMAVIYLGAAG
- a CDS encoding polysaccharide deacetylase family protein, with product MSRAADPIKGFFARHWRVFAIGAGGLVAIVTLLWYVTESPKNQLWGPTVTSEPVKQKVVALTFDDGPNPPYTDRIVEYLHAEHVPATFFVVGLAVQAHPDVVRRELADGNAIGNHTWDHAHLVLLSRTHIERELTSTEDEIQRVTGEHTELFRPPFGARDFRVISVAHQLGLQVIMWSVPLPADWTQPPPRVIADRVLKYVKDGSIIVLHDGNKGRSADRNNTVEATKIIVSELRKRGFRFVTVPELEKLGYAEGATPPPGPTEYGPFYTPRL